The Bradyrhizobium betae genomic interval GCGCGGGGTCACGCCACGGGACGTTTGTGGATGAACGCCATCAGCACCGTCTTGAACGGCGCCGGCGTGCAGTGCTGGATCGCCAGGAACAGCGAATAGAACAGCTTCGATCCGAAATAATAGGCCGGCTCCGCGTCCCACGGAATGACGTAGAGGTCGTACCGGGAGGCCGGAAAGTGCTGCTTGAAGGCGCTCGTCGAGTTCAGGCGGTACACGGCTGGAAAGACGTCCTTCTCCTCGCGCGCGTCCTGGGCCGAGCGAATGATGCGGGCATGCAGGCTGTCCGGGATCAGGCGGTTGCCGAGCGCGATATATCCGTGGCGATTTGGCGTGCGCGCGCAGATCCAGCCGCCGGGCTTGAGCACGCGGTCGAGCTCGCGCGCCGCCCTGCCGGGATCCTGGATGTGCTCGAACACGAAATCCGAGACGACGACGTCGATGGACTGATCGGGGATCGGAAGCTCGCCGTCGGGGGTAATCACGAACGCGCGGTCGAGCGCCTCGTTGGTCATGACCACGGGATCGACGTCCACCCCGATGAGCTCGCGCACCCGCCCCTTCAGCGACAACAGGCCGCGCCGGTACGAGACGAGGTCCTCGCTCTGCTTGGCCCCGCGCCCGGCACCGAAATCCAGCACGACGGACTGAGGGCCGATCAGGGCGCCGACCCGCTGCCAGAACTGAACCGTGCCGTCGACGCGCGAGAACCCGCCCGCCGCAATCTCCGGAAAGAAGTGCGTTCCAACCGCGTCAGCCATCTGGCCCCACCACTCGATACGACGCGCCGCATGCGCACCGTTTACTGCGTGACGGTTCTGTAGTCGGCTTTGTTGACAGAAATGATACGCTGGCGATCAACCCGCCGGCCCTGTGCCGGCGAGATAGCGCTGGAGGACGTCCTCGATCGCGCCGGCCGCGGCAATACGTCCCTCCTGCA includes:
- a CDS encoding class I SAM-dependent methyltransferase, whose amino-acid sequence is MADAVGTHFFPEIAAGGFSRVDGTVQFWQRVGALIGPQSVVLDFGAGRGAKQSEDLVSYRRGLLSLKGRVRELIGVDVDPVVMTNEALDRAFVITPDGELPIPDQSIDVVVSDFVFEHIQDPGRAARELDRVLKPGGWICARTPNRHGYIALGNRLIPDSLHARIIRSAQDAREEKDVFPAVYRLNSTSAFKQHFPASRYDLYVIPWDAEPAYYFGSKLFYSLFLAIQHCTPAPFKTVLMAFIHKRPVA